In one Juglans regia cultivar Chandler chromosome 11, Walnut 2.0, whole genome shotgun sequence genomic region, the following are encoded:
- the LOC109010937 gene encoding methyl-CpG-binding domain-containing protein 4-like isoform X1, which produces MKDNSQETPKSLSKRSHSISKYAAQCGKCFKWRLFDTQEEFEDIRSKFIEEPFYCDRKLDVSCEDPADIEYDASRTWVIDKPNIPKTPEGFKRILIVRRDFSKLDSYYSTPTGKKCRTRNEIAQFIKDNPEYEDVSLSDFDFSTPKVMEDTIPEHVVRKASANGSSNKRLKAPKDDL; this is translated from the exons ATGAAGGACAACAGCCAAGAAACGCCCAAATCCTTGTCCAAG cGATCGCATTCGATTAGTAAATATGCTGCACAGTGTGGAAAATGCTTTAAATGGAGGCTGTTTGATACACAAGAAGAGTTTGAAGACATCAGAAGTAAATTCATCGAGGAACCGTTTTATTGTGACAGAAAGCTGGATGTGTCTTGTGAGGATCCTGCAGATATTGAGTATGATGCTAGTCGGACCTGGGTCATTGACAAGCCTAACATCCCCAAGACTCCAGAAGGTTTTAAGAGAATCTTGATTGTAAGAAGGGATTTCTCTAAATTGGATTCTTACTATTCTACACCTACAGGGAAAAAATGTCGAACACGGAATGAGATTGCACAGTTTATTAAAGACAATCCAGAATACGAAGATGTGTCTCTTTCAGATTTCGATTTTAGTACACCAAAGGTAATGGAAGACACAATTCCAGAGCATGTTGTGAGAAAGGCTTCTGCTAATGGTAGCAGTAATAAAAGACTTAAAGCACCAAAGGATGATCTTTGA
- the LOC109010937 gene encoding methyl-CpG-binding domain-containing protein 4-like isoform X2 produces the protein MKDNSQETPKSLSKRSHSISKYAAQCGKCFKWRLFDTQEEFEDIRSKFIEEPFYCDRKLDVSCEDPADIEYDASRTWVIDKPNIPKTPEGKKCRTRNEIAQFIKDNPEYEDVSLSDFDFSTPKVMEDTIPEHVVRKASANGSSNKRLKAPKDDL, from the exons ATGAAGGACAACAGCCAAGAAACGCCCAAATCCTTGTCCAAG cGATCGCATTCGATTAGTAAATATGCTGCACAGTGTGGAAAATGCTTTAAATGGAGGCTGTTTGATACACAAGAAGAGTTTGAAGACATCAGAAGTAAATTCATCGAGGAACCGTTTTATTGTGACAGAAAGCTGGATGTGTCTTGTGAGGATCCTGCAGATATTGAGTATGATGCTAGTCGGACCTGGGTCATTGACAAGCCTAACATCCCCAAGACTCCAGAAG GGAAAAAATGTCGAACACGGAATGAGATTGCACAGTTTATTAAAGACAATCCAGAATACGAAGATGTGTCTCTTTCAGATTTCGATTTTAGTACACCAAAGGTAATGGAAGACACAATTCCAGAGCATGTTGTGAGAAAGGCTTCTGCTAATGGTAGCAGTAATAAAAGACTTAAAGCACCAAAGGATGATCTTTGA
- the LOC109010938 gene encoding putative E3 ubiquitin-protein ligase RF298, with protein MDEIPDGGSGSEQGPFSVSPTDKGSKYRRKLGDPSIGNSISMPQCLAEFLRYESPNISQSSPSEFALDSRLHHQPKGGPEQEAFGPDYWDDPIACQLEELLFSNLQVAFQCAIRRMAQLGYSEETARKLVSSGGFYQQGKDPVMNIVNDSLKDDFTERRNVNISRNDMFDNLKQLVEYTMLEIIGVVRDVRPSLSIGEVMWWLLICDLNVLQASALQVDPSSAFGCKDVSGEGSDHAISQFRSQRSETILPNPKQPNVWKPGAINPLPENLKFGSFPASPKPKDPCSLEGVTEAEESLVSLSCTEGKSSGPTGESVQITSPILTSDEKSKGRMRKELAALRQRFLHMERGDRTFGSRGGSRSGKHASSVGFVVEKRLKPPSELPVIQMKNASSKKSSEVQSEVPLADGSRPVNKSPSASPATENNSGLRIKDTISVLPTAETNLSLSSTSEMKSDPKPQISNSEGPKIPDYYAGIPYDKSLGKYLPQNEKDEMILKLVPRLQELQDELQGWTEWANQKVMQAAHRLCKDQHELKALRLEKGEVERNKIEKQMAEENTMKKLSELENALSSANERFEIANSATDKIEEENSVLRRELEAARFHALGSAASYREAVEREQMALKKAQSREGQKALLQEELEKEKHKGAELQQKLGKDKNLHRQIEARCKQERTTKEKLLAQAASIKQERERLEAKAKARDEVTRQKAESVMQENMEDIKKLENKLSEMKLKSESSMIAALRRGSDGSYGNIVPTTDSTGFQAMQQNRNPHVLNKAVNSRNRFGTGRLKQDRECAMCLSDDTSVVFLPCAHQVMCAKCNELLERQGMKDCAYCRTPIEWRINVRFAR; from the exons ATGGATGAAATTCCTGATGGTGGTAGTGGTAGCGAGCAAGGGCCTTTCTCTGTTTCACCAACGGATAAGGGAAGTAAATACAGGAGAAAATTAGGAGATCCATCTATAGGGAACTCAATTAGCATGCCCCAGTGCCTGGCTGAGTTCCTTAGGTATGAATCTCCTAATATATCTCAAAGCTCTCCCAGTGAATTCGCTCTGGATTCAAGGTTGCATCATCAGCCTAAGGGAGGACCAGAGCAAGAAGCATTTGGACCTGATTATTGGGATGATCCCATTGCATGTCAGCTTGAAGAACTTTTGTTCTCCAATTTGCAAGTGGCTTTCCAATGTGCAATTAGGCGGATGGCTCAATTGGGCTATAGCGAGGAGACGGCTAGAAAACTTGTTTCAAGTGGTGGCTTTTATCAACAAGGTAAAGACCCCGTGATGAATATCGTAAATGATTCTCTGAAGGATGATTTTACTGAACGGAGGAATGTTAATATTTCCAGAAATGACATGTTTGATAATTTAAAGCAACTCGTTGAGTACACCATGTTGGAAATTATTGGTGTAGTTAGGGACGTTAGACCATCCCTATCCATTGGGGAAGTAATGTGGTGGTTGTTGATATGTGACTTGAATGTTTTACAAGCCAGTGCACTCCAAGTAGATCCTTCAAGTGCTTTTGGTTGTAAAGATGTTTCAGGAGAGGGCTCTGATCATGCCATTTCCCAATTCAGATCACAAAGATCCGAAACAATTCTTCCAAATCCGAAACAACCGAATGTTTGGAAGCCTGGTGCTATAAATCCTCTGCCTGAAAATCTGAAATTTGGAAGTTTCCCAGCTTCACCAAAACCTAAAGATCCTTGTTCTCTGGAAGGGGTAACCGAAGCAGAAGAGAGTCTGGTTTCCTTGTCATGCACTGAAGGGAAATCCTCAGGTCCCACTGGGGAATCTGTCCAGATTACATCACCAATCTTGACTTCTGATGAAAAATCAAAGGGCCGGATGAGGAAAGAACTTGCAGCACTTCGGCAGAGGTTCCTTCATATGGAGAGAGGTGACAGGACGTTTGGGTCAAGAGGTGGTTCTAGATCAGGGAAACATGCTAGCTCTGTCGGTTTTGTCGTGGAGAAAAGGCTGAAGCCACCATCTGAACTTCCTGTTATACAAATGAAAAATGCATCCTCAAAGAAAAGCTCAGAAGTTCAATCTGAAGTTCCTTTAGCAGATGGAAGTCGTCCTGTAAACAAGAGTCCATCTGCTTCTCCTGCAACTGAAAACAATTCAGGGTTACGTATTAAAGACACCATATCTGTGTTGCCTACTGCTGAAACTAACCTTTCTTTGTCATCGACTTCCGAAATGAAATCCGACCCAAAGCCCCAGATCAGTAACTCTGAGGGTCCTAAAATTCCTGATTACTATGCTGGAATTCCATATGACAAGTCTCTCGGAAAGTATCTCCCTCAAAATGAGAAggatgaaatgattttgaagCTGGTTCCTCGGCTGCAAGAACTACAGGATGAGCTACAAGGTTGGACTGAGTGGGCCAATCAGAAGGTTATGCAGGCTGCTCATAGGCTTTGCAAGGACCAGCATGAGCTGAAAGCCCTGAGACTAGAGAAGGGAGAAGTAGAAcgaaataaaatagagaagcAAATGGCGGAGGAGAACACTATGAAGAAACTGTCTGAGTTGGAGAATGCCTTGAGTAGTGCCAATGAACGGTTTGAGATTGCTAATTCCGCTACAGACAAGATTGAGGAGGAAAATTCAGTGCTGAGGAGGGAATTAGAGGCAGCTAGATTTCATGCTCTAGGATCAGCTGCAAGTTATCGAGAAGCGGTGGAGAGGGAGCAGATGGCTCTGAAGAAGGCACAATCACGGGAGGGTCAAAAGGCGTTGTTACAAGAAGAGCTTGAGAAAGAGAAGCACAAGGGAGCTGAACTGCAGCAGAAATTAGGCAAAGATAAAAACCTTCACCGCCAAATTGAG GCCAGATGCAAACAGGAGAGGACAACGAAGGAGAAACTACTTGCACAGGCTGCCTCCATTAAACAGGAAAGGGAACGACTTGAAGCTAAGGCAAAAGCACGGGATGAAGTGACCAGACAGAAAGCAGAAAGCGTTATGCAAGAAAATATGGAAGACATAAAAAAGCTTGAGAACAAGTTATCTGAAATGAAACTCAAGTCTGAGTCTTCCATGATAGCTGCACTTCGGAGAGGTAGTGACGGAAGCTATGGCAATATTGTTCCAACAACAGACAGCACAGGTTTCCAAGCTATGCAACAAAACCGGAATCCTCATGTACTTAATAAGGCTGTGAATTCACGGAATCGTTTCGGGACTGGCCGCTTAAAACAGGACCGGGAATGTGCCATGTGCCTATCCGATGATACTTCTGTTGTTTTCCTTCCATGTGCACATCAGGTTATGTGTGCAAAATGCAATGAGCTCCTTGAGAGACAAGGGATGAAGGACTGCGCTTACTGCAGGACCCCAATAGAGTGGAGGATCAATGTGCGTTTTGCTCGTTAA